Part of the Opisthocomus hoazin isolate bOpiHoa1 chromosome 5, bOpiHoa1.hap1, whole genome shotgun sequence genome, ACCAACACTTATTGCGATAAGACAATACAACCCTGCTTGCTCTTTTGAGTACTATAAAAGGCTGAGTGCCCTACCTGTGAAGCTGGACTTAAAACCAGGAGGAGGTGGTGCCTGCTGACTCTGCCAGGAAGACCCAGTGAATCCATCTCTGTCACCAAAACTCTGCTGAGGCTGCTCGTTACTGAGGAAGAGCTTGTATACTCCAAAAGCAAGAACCAGAAGAACAATTACAACAATCGCTCCAGCACCAGAATCAGAAGACTCCTTCCTTGACTGATAATAGCCAGAGCCAAAGCTTCCAGAATTCTTCACCCTCCTTTCACCTTCCTCAGTCAGGTCTAGCCTGAACAGCAAACCACAGGAGCCTTTTAAGATGTAAGGATCATCTGGATAATCGTAGCCTTCACAGTTCACTTCAATTTGTCCAAAACGCTGGGTATTTTCCAAGTCTGCTTTGCACTcccactgaaaaaataaacacaatacaAAGTAAAACCTGCTGCTTCAGAGACAAAAATACCAGCCTGCTTCCCCAAATATTCTCCGAAGTAAAGCTGAAATTGCTAACAAATCATCTAAAAGGCCACAGGGTAAGAGATTTCCAAACAGTCTTATTTTGAAAAGGATTAGGAATTTGAAATTAAATGAGAGTGTTTTTTAAAGtcctagaaattaaaaaaaaaaatcttacttttcaGAACATATAAGAGTTACAAGtccagaagattttatttttcttccctgaaaaggTTTTTCAAGTACCCCTTCTTTAGGTATAAGAATACTTCTAAGAGTAACCTCTACTGTGTGCAACAGCAATAAATGCCTGTCCCACAAACTGGATGGCAGCTACAAGAATATAACACGGAAGCCTGAAATCCAATGCACCTGATTCCATTTGTGTCCACACAGAAATCAACAGAAACTGGGACATACAGATACCATTAGGCCTTCATATGCAACATTTAAGAATCAGACTGCAATTCTGCAGCTGATCATATGCAGATTTCTCAGTCTCACATTTCCTTGAAGAATCTGAACTTAGATATCACCTCTAACCACAAGTGACAcattttggaatggaaaaaaaagttgcttctAGCTTAATAATTCAGGAGAACAGTACCAGGTGTCGATTCAAAGTTGACTGTACTTTTACAATACTGTATTAAGCAATTATCTGCAGCTTTGATTCCTTGTTAATCTATTGGCAGATGCCTAGGTAACAGCTAAGGAAACAGAAATGCATGTCTGTCTGCCGCAACACCTGACTGAAGTACTAACACACTGCGTGAAGTCACAGAAATCTGAACTTTAGTTTTTAAAAGGCAGAGCTGaagcaatgaaaatatttatagCTCTTTCTAACACTAAAAACTGGGAATCCATGCAGCAATACCAAAGCAAGAGTTCAAGGGTTCACAAGAGTCTGGCTTCATAAACGAGCAACGTGTTAGTTAAAAGCCATGAAGGCTTCCTCTGCAGTGTTTTTACAATTATAGCCTCCAGGGATATTTCAGAGATACATCTACAGTAGCTGTGCAAACCCAGAAGTATTTAGGTGAAGCTGAAGTTGTCAAAGCCCTCTGACAGACAGCAAACCCGACTGACAGCCGAGCCCGTTACGCTTTCCTCCTTCAGGAGTCACCAAGTCTGGGGCAAGACGGCTTCGCTAAGCGTTTAACAAGCTTTAAACAGTTACCTGCACGTCGTATCCATCCCAGCCTCTGTTGTGACACTGAACGACCTCGGGGACGCGGGAGCAGCCGGCGGTGCCTCCCATGCACTGCAGCTGCGGGACGGCGGCGGCCCGCCGGGAGGCCGTGTACTGCCCGCGGTGCAGGGTGAGCGCCTGCACCTCCCGCAGCAGCACCCGCCCTGTAACGGCCGGCACACCGGTCAGAccccgcccgggcccgctccccccgccgcgagGGCCTCCCCTCAGCAGCgcgccacccccgcccccccgggcgaTCCCTCCCAGAGCGCCTCACCGCCGCTCGCCCCGCCACCGCGGCGGCACCAGCCGGCTGAACGGGAGCCCAAACCGAAGACTCGCCCCGGCGCAGGCCTCGCCGCGTCCCTCGCCCCCCCCAGGCCTAGGCCGCCGCTAAGCCGGTGGCGCTGCGCAGCGCTCGGGCCGTGAGAAGCCGCCGCCGGGAGAGGCAGAAGGGGCAGCTGAGGGCCCCGCGGGTCTCACCCGGCTGGTCCCAGCACCGCGCGGGGCCCGCCGCAGCGCACAGCAGGAGCAGGAAGAGACCCGGCCCAGCGGCAGGCGCCATGACAGCCCTACGGTGCGTCAACCCTCTTCTCCGGGCACGGCGCCTCTCATTGGGTGATCCTGACGGAAGGGGCGGGACCAGGAGGGGAGCTCGCCCACTGCGGGACCGCCCTGAAGCCCCGCCCTAGTGGCCGGCAGGACCAATGGGCGGCGAGGGAGCGGCGCGCATCGGGAGGGTCTCTCGCTTCGAGTGGCGGCGCGGCAGCTTCCCGCGCtttggggagggggcggggctgaCGCCGTGGGCCCGTCACGTCACGTGGCCGGAGCGGGCGGGCAGGTGCGCGCGCGCTCGGCGCCTGCGCGCTCCCCTCCCGGAAGCGGCTCCCGTGCGGCGGCAGTTCCGCTTCCCGGCGCGCGCGgctggcggggcgggcggcgccatgGCCGGCATCAAAGGTGCGCGAcactcccccccctcctcccccgtaCCCCTCCGGTGTCCCCGGTGCCACCGCACCCCCGCGGTGGGGGGGCAGGGTCGGGCCTGCCCGGGCGgaccccgctccgccccgccccgggccgcccgcggcctgtgaggaggggctgggctccccgaggggagggggcggccggcggggcgcgcCGGGCCCCTGGCTgagcggcggccgggcggccTCTGTTCTCGTTGCAGCCCTGATCAGCCTGTCCTTCGGCGGAGCGGTCGGACTCATGTTCCTGATGCTGGGATGCGCCCTCCCGCAGTACAAGTAACGTGCACCCCTCCATTCcttcctgcatccctccctccgtccctccctccctccccccccgcgtGTCCCCAGCTCCACACCAGCCTGCCTTCCACAGCTCACGGGTCCTGCACCTGTAggagggcttgggggggggggtttggctTCAAAAGTCCGAGGCGGGGAGGAATAAAAAAGACCACCCGGGAGTTAATTCACCATAAAAAGCGAAGGCAGCGACAGTTAACTTGGCaggcctggctgcaggctgtccgaGCGTGTCCCCGGTGCTGTCCTCTCCGTGGCCACGTCGCCGGGGAAGCGCGTGCGTCCTCCCCCGGCTGCCAGTGACCGTCAGGTGGACCCCTGGGCCACTGCTGGTACACTCGGTCCGTCGAGTCTGACCTCTTGGTTTCCAGGAGATGGGGAGGAATAGACCAGTAGTTCAGGAAGCCACATGGCTTTGGCTCTTCGCAAGTGAATGCTGCCTTTACAGAAAATCTTTTAAATCAACTTATTTAATAAACAAACATCACATGCCCCGTTGATGGTCCTTCCATTAGTGGTTGTGAATTGCAGCTCTCTACAAACATGACCAGCTCTCTTACGCCAGCGCTCTTCTATTAGAAAACCGGGGCCGCTGACACAGACCCTTAGGAAGGAAATCTTTATGCAGTCATGCTTCAAAAAAACGCAGTAAAGTTGTACTGAAACAGTGTGCAGCTGCATTGGTGTGTCTGAGGAATCTAGCCTGGCGAGCTGcaagcaacaaaagaaaacattgccAAACAGAATGGTGTGCTTCTTGTAGTTTTTTGCTGGGtgcattcagatttttaaaaaaaaataagtctcgGTGCTCCATGGCACCTGAGTATTTATTGGCTGAGAACAATACTCTGTTCCACGCCGGTGCACTGAAAGCTGACTGAAAGCTGACGGGCAAGGTGACGCGAGGGCTCTGCAAAGGTATCCCTGCAATTCTGAAGTAAAGCCGACAGGTTAAACCGAAGAGCTAAGCTCACCTTGCAAGGCGGTGTGAGATTTAGGCTTGCTGAGTGAAACCTTGCTGTGTGAATGTCCTGTTCGTGAGCGCTCTGCAGCTGCCGCTGAGGTCGGCTGAAGCCGCTCACAAACACGGTCTGCTGGATTCGTGTCAGCTTGTTCCAGACCGAAGGATTTGCTTTGCCTGGGCTTGTGTCTGTCTTTCCGGAATGTGGATGCTGGATGGGGACAATGCCTTGCGTTGATTTTGAGGAAGAACAGGAAGTAAACCAAGTTAACTTTtaacttctcctttctttttcagcCGGTACTGGCCactgtttgttctgtttttttacaTCCTTTCTCCTATCCCGTACTGCATAGCAAGAAGATTAGTAGATGACACAGATGCTGCAAGTAATGCCTGCAAGGAGCTAGCAATATTTCTTACAACAGGCATCGTTGTCTCAGCGTTTGGGCTACCGATAGTGTTTGCGAGAGCAGAACTGGTTAGTAATATTTCaatctatgcttttttttttgtatgctagAAAACTTTGTTCTTCATGGTTTTTTACTGAAGGTAAAGCTCTGGTGCAGTAGGCAGCTCTTACAAATATGTACTTAAGATGCATGCAGTGGAAACAGAACAAGAGTTCTTTTGGCAGTAAAACCCAATAGCTAGAAACGGAAGCGTGGCAGAATGTGGTGATTATCAATTGCTTCATGGGGTCGTGGAATAAACCCCAAAAGCCTATACACAATGCAGAGAAAACGAGATGGAAAATAATGTGAGAACTTTGCAGGGAAGTAACCAAAGGTAAAAGCGTATAGAATACTTTGAAGGCAGTTTGGGGAATAGTTGGGCTAAAGAAGCATGAGTAAACAATGCATTTTTTGCACTCACTATAAATGATACTGGTGTTGTTCTTTAAACTTCTGAGTTGTCATTGCACCTTTCCCAGTATAAGACTTTTTGCTAAAATCCTTTAAAAGATGACTGTGTGAGTTGCAGAGCACGCTACTAAGTCAAAAAACATGGAGAGCACTTTCATAAATCTCTTTAGGCAGGGACAGGCCAGGCGGTCGGTTTGAATGCCTCAGACCCTGTGAGTAATCCACTTACTCTCCTTGGAAAACACTCAACTTCTTTTTTGTTACTGGGGTATCTGCTGGCATTTTGAAGACCTGCATCCTTAAATGTCTGTTGAAGAAAGTCTTATAGCATGGTTAGCAAGTATGGCTGGGCTGCAGATGTCTCTGATGCTGTTACCTGGCCTTACTTCGCTGGTTTTGGATGTTATGGCAAAACAGCTGTGCCTGCTGGCCAGCGCTCTGAGCGCGGCTGGAAAGAACTTGCAGTGCTGCTTGGCTAACTCTGCAGTGGTCAAGTCGTTTTTGGCTGTCTGGGTGTAACCACAAGTAATGGGATACCCCCTCCTCGCATCACGGGGCTGTTGCTGAACTTTGTCTGCAATGTGACTTTGAGACGTTACCTTTTGTCCTGTCAGTATTCAGTTGAAAACATGTCTGTAACTACATTCCCCTTGTTCACAGATTTACTGGGGCGCCTGTGCACTTGTCCTTACGGGGAACACAGTCATCTTTGCCACGATCCTAGGATTTTTCTTGGTCTTTGGCAGCAATGACGACTTCAGCTGGCAGCAGTGGTGAAAGGAAGATTAAGAGAACTCTCACAGGCATCTTGTCATGCAGTGGCCATCCATCCAAACAAGAGAATGGGCAATAAAGAGAAGTAGCGTAGCAAGCCTCTTGAGTATTCTAGATGCTCCTTTTCACCTTGTTCGTTCTCAGTGTACTACTGTTGCTGACAGGGTTTCTACATTTTTATGAAGTGGGGAGATTATTGATTTCATTTTTACCTACGGTATGTTTTTAGGTGCTTTCTTGGTTTAAAATTGTCATCCTTCTGTCTGGTGTTCACGTGAAGCTTTAAATCTGGAACAAGAACATTTAAACATACTTTCAAAGATTTAAAGTTgggctttgggggtttgtttggtttttttttaagttaagcaTTAATACTATGTTTCAAAATAACTTTGTTTAGATAGCGATTAAATTATATACAAGCTGAGTGGAGGTAAGAGATTGTGCACCACCATTGTCAATAACCAGATCAATAGATTGTTGCTATGTTTTagcagaggcagggcagggcggggagTACCAgttgcagatttttcttctgcCCATACCTCAAACTGGATGATGAATGTTGATAGCCTTCACTtcaggagaaggctgaggagcaGGTAGAGTTATCTGGGAGAAGTCCTATATTTTAACATCACCAAGAGCACTTTTAACTGCTTTGTTACCAATTCTTGTGTGGATGTGACATTCAAATACTCTGTAAATGTGTTGATGCTATGCCATACAGAACTAAAGTGTATTGTGGGGGAAGGGAAAATGATgtttaaattccattttttaaaaatatatcttttgaACTCTTTCTATTTATAAGTATTGTATGGTTTTGAACTTTTTTGTCAACTTTTTACCACAGAGATGGTAAAATGTTCATTTATGGAACTACTGGTCTGTGTTAATTTGAAGCATATACAAAGCtatttcctccttccccttttaatttattttatacatagtatatatataataaaacagctttttaaatgtagattagaactttgtgttaaacatgcctaagaaatttttttttattgcccctTCACATAATGCTGTTGAGGCATGACTTTTTTGGAAGTCACTGGCTGACCTGATTTCACTGACTGTTTTTAAGTTCTTATGCACTGCCGGTTAATAAGAGTTAATGTTATGTCTGTAACTATAGCTTGCGTTCTGTAAGATTGCACATGTAGCTTCAAATATTTAAGACAAGTTTTCTGCATACCTCTCGGTTGTCTGGATGTTTCATTTAAAGAAATCTGCCGTTAGACATTCCATCACAAGATAGTCAATGAGTGCCCGTTAACCAGGTTTGATCGTACAATATACAGTGATAAACTTGACCAAACATActtctaaattatgtttttgttcaATTCTTTGAAAAAACGTCTAGGAAACTTACTGTGCTTAGGAGCTGATGATTGCTTAGTTTTTGCTTGAAGTCTGATGGTAATGGTAGTCACTTACGCGATACGCTCAAGGAACTGGTACCAGCAGGTGGGGGCAGCAGGGGTGCAGCTACCTACACGTGCTGCTTTGTTAGTGTCCTCCTGTCTGTAAAACAACAGCTCAATTTTACCCGTGCTGGCAGAGGAACAAACAGGTGCCAGGACCCTAGCGCGGAAGCGAGTCTGTAGTTGATGCTCTTTCAGCCGTAAGCAAGTGCTTCACCGGACTGTGATGGGGACGTTCGGAGGTGTGGAGGGGCTGTAGAATCGCTCGTTCCATCACCTTTGTCAGCGAGACCTCTGCATCCCTGCCCCCAGCACGACGGACGCTTCGGAAAAGCTGCCAAAGCCGTGGCTAGATTTGCGGCACTCTGCGGTCGTTGCGAAGGAGGAATGCTTAGGACTTGAGCAAATCTCTGACTCCTTTTTCTGTGGTCAGGAAccggttttctttttcattcccgTGCTGCTAAGCCTGCTCTCGATGTGATGCCGCTCTCTGGGTCACTGGCCACAGAACTGACCGTGTGTGCGCTGGCGGTGCGTTTTCTGTGTTAATTGCGTTACAGCGTCACTTCCTTTGCTTGCACAGCGAGTACGCGCAGTGTTGCTCTGGTTTCTGAGCTAGACACATGAGAGGTATGATCCTTCCACAGAATATGTGCTGAGATAGCGTGGCCGTCCTTCCAGAGGGAAAAACTTTGaattataaaaattttaaatagaaatctTGAGTTCTGTATGTTTAATCAAAAATACTCTAATAAAAgagtattttgtttaaataattgtttttttaatgtggttgTCATTCCTGCTGAAAAGATGCCACCAAATTACTCAGTGGTCCTTCAGAGTGAGTATTCGTGTCCTTCCCCTTGGACTGCTCTGTGAAAAGAGGCTCGATCGTCCAGCGCGGTGCTAGTTGCACCGAGCTGGCTTTGCTGGTCGTACCTCACGCCTGCAGTTTGTCTTCAGTTCGTGTTTTAGGCGCAGATTCTGGTATGTTGCGccggggaggtttaggttggatattaggaaacatttcttcaccagGAGAGCtgtcaagcactggcacaggctgcccggggcagtggtGCAGTCGTCCCTGGGGGTGTTTAAAAGACGCGTAGACGTGGTGCTGGGGACGTGGTTTCGTGGTGGACGTGGTTTCATGGTGGACGTGGCAGCGTTCGGTTTGCGGTCGGACTCGGtgcgcttcagggtcttttccaacccagcGATCCTGTGATTCCATCACATGAGGTGAGAGCCACCTTTGCCCTCTGACGTATTTACAGCTTCATTATTTCTGTTACCCCCCCAGCCTTTGTCATGTTTGTAAACACCCACGGTGTTCCTAAAACCGATGGCAGTCTGTTAGCAGAAGAGAGTCATGGGAATTGGCAGAAAATCCCCTTTTCGGGGGGGCAATC contains:
- the SARAF gene encoding store-operated calcium entry-associated regulatory factor isoform X1 produces the protein MAPAAGPGLFLLLLCAAAGPARCWDQPGRVLLREVQALTLHRGQYTASRRAAAVPQLQCMGGTAGCSRVPEVVQCHNRGWDGYDVQWECKADLENTQRFGQIEVNCEGYDYPDDPYILKGSCGLLFRLDLTEEGERRVKNSGSFGSGYYQSRKESSDSGAGAIVVIVLLVLAFGVYKLFLSNEQPQQSFGDRDGFTGSSWQSQQAPPPPGFKSSFTEGNSFDTHSHYGTNSGPGFWTGLGAGGLLGYLAGSHRAQPRSPYYGMWTDPTAAPPMNGQSSNSTQGSSSGTRTASGFGGTKRR
- the LEPROTL1 gene encoding leptin receptor overlapping transcript-like 1, giving the protein MAGIKALISLSFGGAVGLMFLMLGCALPQYNRYWPLFVLFFYILSPIPYCIARRLVDDTDAASNACKELAIFLTTGIVVSAFGLPIVFARAELIYWGACALVLTGNTVIFATILGFFLVFGSNDDFSWQQW
- the SARAF gene encoding store-operated calcium entry-associated regulatory factor isoform X2 — translated: MAPAAGPGLFLLLLCAAAGPARCWDQPGRVLLREVQALTLHRGQYTASRRAAAVPQLQCMGGTAGCSRVPEVVQCHNRGWDGYDVQWECKADLENTQRFGQIEVNCEGYDYPDDPYILKGSCGLLFRLDLTEEGERRVKNSGSFGSGYYQSRKESSDSGAGAIVVIVLLVLAFGVYKLFLSNEQPQQSFGDRDGFTGSSWQSQQAPPPPGFKSSFTGNSFDTHSHYGTNSGPGFWTGLGAGGLLGYLAGSHRAQPRSPYYGMWTDPTAAPPMNGQSSNSTQGSSSGTRTASGFGGTKRR